A single uncultured Methanolobus sp. DNA region contains:
- the feoB gene encoding ferrous iron transport protein B, whose protein sequence is MTEKITVALAGNPNVGKTSIFNAITGSKQHVGNWPGVTVERKIGKRVHNDVMMEIVDLPGTYSLTAYSLDEIIARDFIIEEKPDVVVQVIDATNLERNMYLTTQLMELGVRLIIALNMTDLALAKGDNIDEKKMQEFLEVPVVSTIGSKGNGIEGLLDAISGELHKTRVTENVFTYDDEIEDKADKLGVILDSDPYFAHYPSRWFGLKLLEGDENIIKKAKESDSYPEIQRILNETDADVLEAKVADQRYKTIQTMLRQVCNINTSHLSGSDMVDRVVTNKALGIPIFLSLMWAAFEVTFTFATPFMNIIDIFFGWMAETATTAIPIPWMASLVGEGMIAGVGSVIIFLPNILLLFFMLSLMEDSGYMARAAFIMDKVMSKFGLHGKSFIPLVMGFGCNVPAIMATRTIEDTRDRLITILITPFMSCGARLPVYVLLAGAFFGRDAGVVIFGLYALGILVAVVSAKLMRSTILRGEDAPFIMELPSYKIPTLKGSLIHMWERGKIYLKKAGTIILIGVVGVWLLASIPAPGSTGAFASEEVYGTTQSVIGMIGQALEPLVAPLGFDWKIAVALLFGVVAKEIVVGSMGVLYGVGEDEESLSNILAAGAMTPLAALGLMVFTLLYVPCFACIGVIKRETGSWKWTLFQLAYGTALAWGFAFVIYQVGTRVGLLA, encoded by the coding sequence ATGACAGAAAAAATTACTGTTGCACTGGCCGGGAACCCGAATGTCGGAAAGACATCCATATTCAACGCAATTACCGGTTCAAAACAGCATGTGGGCAACTGGCCCGGCGTTACGGTGGAACGCAAGATCGGTAAAAGAGTGCACAATGATGTGATGATGGAGATAGTGGACCTTCCGGGCACATACAGTCTTACAGCTTACTCACTTGACGAGATCATAGCCCGGGACTTCATTATAGAAGAAAAGCCGGACGTGGTTGTTCAGGTCATCGACGCAACCAACCTTGAGAGGAACATGTACCTCACAACCCAGTTGATGGAACTTGGTGTCCGGCTCATAATTGCGCTTAACATGACAGACCTTGCCCTTGCAAAAGGTGACAACATCGATGAAAAAAAGATGCAGGAATTCCTGGAAGTCCCGGTAGTTTCCACGATCGGAAGCAAGGGGAACGGCATCGAAGGACTTCTTGATGCTATCTCCGGTGAGTTACACAAGACACGGGTCACAGAGAACGTATTCACCTATGATGATGAGATCGAAGATAAAGCGGACAAACTGGGAGTTATCCTTGACAGTGACCCGTATTTTGCACATTATCCTTCACGATGGTTCGGTTTGAAGTTGCTTGAGGGCGACGAGAACATAATAAAGAAAGCTAAGGAGAGTGATAGTTACCCGGAAATACAGAGAATACTGAACGAAACCGATGCCGATGTCCTTGAGGCAAAGGTTGCTGACCAGAGATACAAGACCATACAGACAATGCTGAGACAGGTCTGTAATATCAATACATCCCACCTCAGCGGTTCGGACATGGTTGACAGAGTTGTGACAAACAAAGCCCTGGGAATACCAATATTCCTCTCACTTATGTGGGCGGCTTTTGAGGTCACTTTCACCTTTGCAACCCCGTTCATGAATATAATTGACATATTCTTCGGGTGGATGGCAGAAACAGCTACAACCGCAATCCCGATTCCGTGGATGGCATCCCTTGTTGGAGAAGGAATGATAGCAGGTGTAGGTTCAGTTATCATATTCCTTCCAAACATCCTCCTGCTCTTCTTCATGCTATCCCTTATGGAAGACAGCGGTTACATGGCAAGAGCTGCATTCATAATGGACAAGGTCATGAGCAAGTTCGGGCTTCACGGAAAATCTTTCATACCCCTTGTTATGGGATTCGGATGTAACGTCCCTGCCATTATGGCAACCCGTACCATTGAAGACACAAGGGACCGGCTCATCACCATCCTGATAACTCCGTTCATGTCCTGCGGAGCAAGGCTTCCGGTTTATGTTCTCCTGGCCGGAGCGTTCTTTGGCAGAGACGCAGGAGTTGTGATCTTCGGTCTGTATGCTCTTGGCATCCTGGTCGCAGTTGTAAGTGCAAAGCTCATGCGCAGTACAATTCTCAGAGGAGAGGACGCACCTTTCATCATGGAACTCCCGTCATATAAGATACCAACCCTTAAGGGAAGCCTCATTCACATGTGGGAGAGAGGAAAGATATACCTCAAGAAAGCCGGAACCATCATCCTGATCGGTGTGGTCGGTGTGTGGCTTTTGGCATCAATTCCCGCTCCCGGAAGCACAGGAGCATTCGCTTCCGAAGAGGTTTACGGCACTACTCAATCTGTAATAGGAATGATAGGACAGGCGCTCGAACCTCTGGTCGCACCGCTTGGATTTGACTGGAAGATAGCAGTTGCGCTTCTATTCGGTGTTGTGGCAAAGGAGATAGTCGTCGGTTCTATGGGCGTGCTTTACGGAGTCGGTGAAGACGAGGAAAGTCTCTCAAACATACTCGCAGCCGGAGCAATGACACCTCTTGCAGCGCTTGGGCTCATGGTTTTTACCCTTCTGTACGTGCCATGTTTTGCCTGTATAGGTGTAATCAAAAGAGAAACAGGGTCATGGAAATGGACACTTTTCCAGTTGGCTTACGGAACCGCACTGGCATGGGGATTTGCATTTGTAATATACCAGGTCGGGACACGCGTGGGGCTGCTGGCCTGA
- a CDS encoding phosphoribosylanthranilate isomerase, whose product MKHLPRVKICGMKTAEDIELAVSCGADAVGFITEVPVNTPRKLDAQTAAELVRKVPVFVDSVLVIMPSNGQDALELIEKVNPDVVQLHNDLSADEIAIIRNNTHQKMIRTFVVPVECRELPSEMMSEIESLYENDLIDGILLDSGKAGASGGTGLVHDWSVSREIVENTEAPVILAGGLKPENVRDAVCKVMPFAVDTASGVETDGKKDPAKVCRFIEEARCING is encoded by the coding sequence ATGAAGCATCTGCCCAGAGTTAAGATATGTGGAATGAAAACTGCTGAGGACATTGAACTGGCAGTAAGCTGTGGAGCCGATGCTGTGGGTTTCATCACAGAGGTTCCTGTGAATACTCCCAGGAAACTGGATGCACAGACCGCCGCAGAACTTGTCAGGAAAGTACCGGTCTTTGTTGACTCCGTGCTTGTGATAATGCCATCAAACGGACAGGATGCACTGGAACTTATTGAAAAGGTCAACCCGGATGTAGTTCAGCTACACAACGATCTCAGCGCAGATGAAATAGCGATCATACGTAACAACACACACCAGAAGATGATCAGAACATTTGTCGTTCCGGTGGAATGCAGGGAACTGCCATCTGAAATGATGTCAGAGATTGAGTCACTCTATGAGAATGACCTGATAGACGGCATTCTCCTTGATTCCGGCAAGGCAGGCGCAAGCGGTGGCACAGGACTTGTGCACGACTGGTCCGTAAGCAGAGAGATAGTAGAGAACACGGAAGCTCCGGTGATACTTGCCGGAGGGCTTAAGCCTGAGAATGTCAGGGATGCGGTTTGCAAAGTAATGCCCTTTGCCGTAGATACCGCTTCCGGTGTGGAAACAGATGGAAAGAAAGACCCTGCAAAGGTGTGCAGGTTTATAGAAGAAGCAAGGTGTATCAATGGTTGA
- the cbiT gene encoding precorrin-6Y C5,15-methyltransferase (decarboxylating) subunit CbiT translates to MTELLHVSGGPTKPEIIAVSLSKLDLADGCRFFDIGCGTGAVSIEASKMVRDISICAIDAREEAISVTKKNFEAFKITNAQVFSGESSDILEKQEVGSIDCAFIGGTKNISRVLEVLAEKKAKSIVLNAVRIETVVNVINKMKELDLFEEALHIIVSRSAPITGETMFKPENPIYIIVGKSGKN, encoded by the coding sequence ATGACTGAACTTTTGCATGTAAGTGGCGGCCCTACAAAACCAGAAATTATCGCAGTTTCGTTATCTAAACTTGATTTAGCAGACGGTTGCAGATTTTTTGATATTGGTTGTGGAACAGGAGCCGTGTCAATAGAAGCTTCAAAAATGGTACGTGACATCAGTATATGCGCTATTGATGCAAGGGAAGAAGCCATTAGTGTGACGAAGAAAAATTTCGAAGCATTTAAGATTACCAACGCACAAGTGTTTTCCGGCGAATCATCTGACATCCTTGAAAAACAGGAAGTTGGTTCAATAGATTGTGCGTTCATTGGCGGCACAAAGAATATTTCCCGTGTGCTTGAAGTACTTGCCGAGAAAAAGGCAAAAAGCATTGTATTGAATGCAGTCAGGATCGAGACTGTCGTAAACGTAATAAACAAGATGAAAGAACTTGACTTATTCGAAGAGGCACTGCATATTATAGTGTCTCGCAGCGCTCCGATTACTGGCGAAACTATGTTCAAGCCGGAAAATCCGATATACATTATTGTCGGCAAGTCCGGTAAGAACTGA
- a CDS encoding ferrous iron transport protein A yields MNEKTLDFIEPDTSVKVLKVTGQKSSRKRILDMGLTPGTRVDVIRRAPLGDPVEFKLKGYNLSLRKREAETVLVEVLE; encoded by the coding sequence ATGAATGAAAAAACACTGGATTTCATAGAACCTGACACCTCTGTGAAGGTTCTGAAAGTAACAGGCCAGAAATCCTCACGAAAGAGGATCCTGGACATGGGACTTACTCCCGGTACAAGAGTAGACGTAATCAGAAGGGCACCTTTAGGCGACCCGGTTGAATTCAAGCTAAAAGGTTACAACCTCTCCCTCAGGAAAAGGGAAGCTGAAACTGTTCTTGTAGAGGTTCTTGAGTAG
- a CDS encoding FeoC-like transcriptional regulator, producing the protein MVVGYRYFLKRMAEMMDSRENLTIRTIADRLNLRQDEFRDLLRIMEKKGDIECCIENAAGCTGGCKGCSKVCAGPELSSKSMNMKSYRLTEKGRASCESSLNLH; encoded by the coding sequence ATGGTTGTTGGTTACAGGTATTTCCTTAAAAGAATGGCAGAGATGATGGATTCCAGAGAGAATCTCACCATTCGCACAATTGCTGACAGGCTCAACCTGCGGCAGGATGAGTTCAGAGATCTTCTCAGGATAATGGAAAAGAAAGGCGACATTGAATGCTGCATTGAGAATGCGGCAGGTTGCACAGGTGGCTGCAAGGGCTGTTCAAAGGTCTGCGCAGGCCCTGAACTATCCTCAAAGAGCATGAACATGAAGTCATACAGACTTACCGAGAAAGGTAGAGCTAGCTGTGAAAGCAGCCTGAATCTTCATTAA
- a CDS encoding cobyric acid synthase, with protein MENKKNAKKLLVLGTASDVGKSIMVTGLCRILSRKYKVAPFKAQNMSLNSWITKDGKEIGIAQAIQAKAAGVEPTADMNPVLLKPKGDRTSQVIVLGEPYADKSAGNYYDSIEEMHGVLRGALERLESEYDLIVMEGAGGAAEINLYDRDIVNVGTARITQAPIILVGDIESGGVFASLYGTKALLPEDVAKNLKGFVINKFRGDPAILEPGLKQLEDLTGVPVLGVLPYYKLKIPSEDSMAIRKKKKGREESEDVNDIDIAVIRLPRISNFTDFEPLERIAKVRYVDLDENLGNPDCVIIPGTKNTVSDYLDLQASGMDVQIKNLKGKAVIFGICGGYQMLGKLIHDSGVENGVEADYEGLGLLETETSFGEYKKKTIQVKKEIVADGPIFNHIKGDEIWGYEIHMGATKTPRTVFGDDGSIDESGTVVGTYLHGLFENENIRHALMIYLTEKKGVEYHPETVTTEDEAYEELARVVESCLDMEKIYKLIEDQ; from the coding sequence ATGGAAAACAAGAAAAATGCAAAGAAATTACTGGTACTAGGCACTGCATCAGACGTTGGCAAAAGCATAATGGTCACGGGACTGTGCAGGATACTGTCCAGAAAATACAAGGTTGCACCATTTAAGGCCCAGAACATGAGCCTGAATTCATGGATAACAAAAGATGGAAAGGAAATTGGAATTGCCCAGGCGATCCAGGCCAAAGCTGCCGGAGTTGAACCAACGGCAGACATGAATCCGGTGCTTCTAAAGCCAAAAGGAGACAGGACATCGCAGGTCATCGTACTTGGAGAACCATATGCAGACAAGTCCGCCGGAAATTACTATGATTCCATCGAGGAAATGCACGGTGTGCTCAGAGGCGCTCTTGAAAGACTTGAATCTGAGTATGACCTCATCGTTATGGAAGGCGCAGGCGGCGCCGCAGAAATTAACCTTTACGACCGCGATATCGTCAACGTGGGAACCGCACGCATCACACAGGCACCTATCATCCTTGTAGGAGATATCGAATCAGGAGGAGTATTTGCAAGCCTTTACGGCACAAAGGCACTGCTGCCGGAAGATGTCGCAAAGAACCTCAAAGGTTTTGTCATTAACAAGTTCAGAGGCGACCCTGCGATCCTTGAACCCGGACTTAAGCAGCTTGAGGATCTCACAGGAGTTCCGGTTCTCGGAGTTCTGCCATATTACAAGCTCAAGATCCCATCTGAAGATTCAATGGCTATCAGGAAGAAGAAAAAAGGCCGTGAAGAGAGCGAAGATGTCAATGACATCGACATCGCAGTGATCCGTCTTCCAAGAATTTCAAATTTCACTGATTTCGAGCCGCTTGAGAGAATCGCAAAAGTCAGATACGTGGACCTTGACGAGAATCTTGGCAACCCGGATTGCGTTATCATTCCAGGAACAAAGAACACAGTCAGTGACTACCTTGATCTTCAGGCGAGCGGCATGGACGTGCAGATCAAGAACCTCAAAGGCAAGGCAGTCATTTTCGGAATTTGCGGCGGCTACCAGATGCTTGGAAAGCTCATCCACGATTCAGGCGTGGAGAATGGAGTCGAGGCTGATTACGAAGGTCTCGGTCTTCTGGAAACTGAAACTTCATTTGGCGAATATAAAAAGAAGACCATTCAGGTCAAAAAGGAAATTGTCGCTGACGGACCTATATTCAACCACATCAAAGGTGATGAGATATGGGGATACGAGATCCACATGGGCGCAACAAAAACCCCAAGAACGGTTTTCGGAGATGACGGCAGCATTGATGAGAGCGGAACCGTAGTAGGCACATACCTGCACGGACTTTTCGAGAACGAGAACATCCGCCATGCCCTCATGATATATCTTACTGAAAAGAAAGGTGTGGAGTATCACCCTGAAACTGTGACCACAGAAGATGAGGCTTATGAGGAACTTGCCAGAGTAGTTGAAAGCTGCCTTGACATGGAAAAGATATACAAACTCATAGAAGACCAGTAA
- the trpD gene encoding anthranilate phosphoribosyltransferase, whose amino-acid sequence MKDYIRKVSEKQDLTITEAEDAITKIFTEATDAQIGGLLIALKMKGETPDEIAGFATGMKKAANTIAPKVEGALVDVVGTGGDKRNTINISTASAIVTAAAGVAVAKHGNRSITSLSGSADVLRELGIKVDKAPEEVTQSIEKKGIGFMFAPIFHPAMKRVGPIRQEMGVRTVFNILGPLTNPANAKVQLVGVFDKSLCEPFAQVMKKLGVDRAMVVHGDGMDEISNFSETYVAELKDGNITTYTLTPEELGIKRATPEDIAGGTPKENAIDIIRILKGEKGPKRDIIVMNSAAALYVAGKAASVKEAIPMVEEVLDSGKALAKLIEFSDDDNIQGVIDEASAQS is encoded by the coding sequence ATGAAAGACTACATCAGGAAGGTAAGTGAAAAGCAGGACCTCACAATTACAGAAGCAGAGGATGCGATCACAAAAATATTCACAGAGGCCACAGACGCACAGATAGGCGGCCTCCTCATTGCTCTTAAAATGAAGGGAGAGACCCCGGATGAGATCGCGGGTTTTGCAACCGGTATGAAGAAAGCTGCAAACACGATCGCTCCGAAAGTTGAAGGCGCACTTGTGGATGTTGTTGGAACCGGCGGAGACAAGCGCAACACCATCAATATCTCAACTGCCTCTGCAATCGTTACCGCAGCAGCCGGTGTAGCCGTTGCAAAGCACGGCAACCGCTCAATAACTTCACTTTCCGGTAGTGCCGATGTCCTGAGAGAACTCGGAATTAAAGTGGATAAAGCACCTGAAGAAGTAACGCAGTCCATCGAGAAGAAAGGAATCGGGTTCATGTTCGCACCGATCTTCCATCCTGCAATGAAAAGGGTTGGACCGATCAGACAGGAAATGGGAGTAAGGACAGTTTTTAACATACTCGGACCACTCACCAATCCTGCAAATGCAAAAGTGCAGCTTGTAGGTGTGTTTGACAAGAGTCTCTGCGAGCCTTTTGCCCAGGTAATGAAAAAGCTCGGAGTTGACAGGGCAATGGTAGTCCACGGTGACGGGATGGATGAGATATCCAACTTCTCAGAAACATACGTTGCTGAGCTAAAAGATGGAAACATTACAACTTACACACTGACACCTGAAGAACTTGGAATCAAGAGAGCAACTCCTGAGGATATTGCAGGCGGCACACCTAAGGAGAATGCAATAGATATAATAAGAATATTGAAGGGTGAGAAGGGTCCGAAGAGAGACATCATTGTAATGAACTCAGCCGCAGCCCTTTATGTTGCCGGCAAGGCAGCCTCGGTCAAGGAAGCAATTCCTATGGTAGAGGAAGTACTTGACAGCGGCAAAGCACTGGCAAAACTCATCGAATTCAGTGATGACGACAACATTCAGGGAGTCATAGATGAAGCATCTGCCCAGAGTTAA
- a CDS encoding amino acid permease, translating into MEQDKVRVSLSRDLTLFDITMIGIAGMIGAGIFALTGFATGIAGPAVLLAFLLNGVIATFTGLAYAELGSALPEAGGGVIWVKEALGDHFAFFAGWINWIAHTIACALYAVTFGAFFSEFLVMFFGFEQIPQATVIKISAVGIVTLMTYLNYLGAKESGRFGGFITLFKMFILLVFAGFGIYRTLTQPDWITSYTLDPSFMPNGITGVLVAMGFTFIAFEGYEIIVQSGEEVKDPEKNIPLAVIISLWTAVIIYILVAFALIGSISTDIPSWMYLGQLGEFSMIRVADQIMPYGAVAIIIGGLVSTLSAMNATVYSSSRVAFALGRMGFLPEALSRINEKTRTPHFAIFFSFIIIALMALVPIEAVATVADVMFIILFVMVNSVLIILRLRRPDIKRAFKMPLTPYLPILAIVSQIAIGYYLITEMEHATFVIIVTVAWLIMGSMIYYTYSEKEVKKRSLPSKRKVYEEKPIEPEGYKILVPVKNMATASMLAKLASSIAKAKDAHIIFVEVVTLPESTPLSAADQSIEKRRDFIRKLVEMTDVPAGGVVKVGRKASENILDTIEEEKPDLVLMGWRGRTFRSDFILGSTIDMIMLKAKCDVTIVRFGRKDVPSINKILLPTAGGPHSSLAAELAKDIAKQEDAEITLLHVGKTPEIKEQADAHFAEIKPSFEGIRTTPKFMVSSNVTKTIASEADRNDVVFIGATNRPFLKNFLLGVFPEKIVNQTNTTVIMTRKWVKIVDVLKR; encoded by the coding sequence ATGGAGCAGGATAAAGTACGTGTTAGTCTCAGCAGGGACCTGACACTTTTTGATATTACAATGATAGGTATTGCCGGCATGATAGGAGCCGGTATCTTTGCGCTGACAGGTTTTGCCACAGGAATTGCCGGACCTGCCGTACTGCTTGCATTCCTGCTTAACGGAGTTATAGCTACATTTACCGGACTTGCTTATGCAGAACTTGGTTCTGCACTGCCTGAAGCAGGTGGCGGCGTCATATGGGTAAAAGAAGCCCTGGGAGACCACTTTGCTTTTTTTGCAGGATGGATAAACTGGATAGCCCATACGATCGCCTGTGCACTTTATGCAGTTACATTCGGTGCTTTTTTTTCAGAATTCCTTGTAATGTTCTTCGGTTTTGAACAAATACCTCAGGCCACTGTGATCAAAATATCCGCAGTGGGCATTGTCACTCTGATGACCTATCTCAACTATCTTGGCGCAAAAGAGAGCGGAAGGTTTGGAGGATTTATCACACTGTTCAAAATGTTCATCCTGCTGGTCTTTGCAGGGTTCGGCATTTACAGAACACTCACACAACCGGACTGGATCACTTCATACACCCTTGATCCTTCTTTCATGCCCAATGGAATAACCGGTGTGCTTGTTGCCATGGGCTTCACTTTCATCGCCTTTGAAGGTTATGAGATCATAGTCCAGAGTGGTGAAGAGGTAAAGGATCCGGAAAAGAATATTCCCCTTGCAGTCATAATTTCGCTCTGGACGGCGGTTATAATCTACATCCTGGTGGCCTTCGCACTTATCGGCAGCATCAGTACAGACATTCCAAGCTGGATGTACCTTGGACAACTGGGTGAGTTCAGCATGATAAGGGTTGCTGACCAGATAATGCCCTATGGTGCTGTGGCAATAATTATTGGCGGACTTGTCTCAACCCTCAGTGCCATGAACGCAACAGTGTATTCATCATCAAGGGTTGCATTCGCACTTGGAAGAATGGGATTTTTACCGGAGGCACTTTCCAGGATCAATGAGAAGACCAGAACTCCGCATTTTGCTATTTTCTTTAGTTTTATCATTATAGCACTCATGGCACTTGTTCCGATAGAAGCAGTGGCTACAGTGGCTGATGTAATGTTCATCATACTTTTTGTCATGGTAAACTCGGTACTGATAATTCTCAGGCTCAGGCGGCCTGATATCAAAAGAGCTTTCAAGATGCCGCTTACGCCATATCTCCCGATACTTGCCATCGTATCACAGATAGCAATCGGATATTACCTTATCACTGAAATGGAACATGCCACATTTGTGATAATCGTAACAGTAGCATGGTTGATAATGGGTTCCATGATCTATTATACATATTCTGAAAAAGAAGTCAAGAAAAGAAGTTTGCCAAGCAAGAGAAAGGTCTATGAGGAAAAGCCCATTGAGCCTGAAGGCTACAAGATCCTTGTCCCGGTAAAGAATATGGCAACGGCTTCAATGCTTGCAAAACTTGCCAGTTCCATTGCCAAAGCCAAGGATGCACATATTATATTCGTAGAGGTTGTCACACTTCCTGAATCCACCCCGCTTTCAGCAGCAGATCAATCTATTGAGAAGAGAAGGGATTTCATACGTAAGCTGGTGGAAATGACCGATGTCCCGGCCGGAGGAGTCGTTAAGGTGGGCAGGAAAGCATCCGAGAACATCCTTGACACCATTGAGGAAGAAAAGCCGGACCTGGTGCTCATGGGCTGGAGAGGAAGGACATTCAGGAGCGACTTCATTCTTGGAAGCACCATTGATATGATAATGCTTAAAGCAAAATGTGATGTTACCATCGTCAGATTCGGCAGGAAGGATGTACCAAGCATCAATAAGATACTGCTGCCAACCGCAGGAGGACCACACTCATCCCTTGCAGCCGAACTTGCCAAGGATATCGCAAAGCAGGAAGATGCAGAGATAACACTTCTGCATGTTGGAAAAACCCCTGAGATAAAAGAGCAGGCAGACGCTCATTTTGCAGAGATCAAGCCATCCTTTGAAGGGATCAGGACCACACCTAAATTTATGGTTTCCAGCAATGTGACAAAGACCATAGCCTCAGAAGCTGACAGGAACGATGTGGTTTTCATCGGAGCCACGAACCGTCCGTTCCTTAAGAACTTCCTGCTCGGAGTGTTCCCGGAAAAAATAGTAAATCAGACCAACACCACTGTCATTATGACCAGGAAATGGGTCAAGATAGTTGATGTGCTGAAAAGGTGA
- a CDS encoding DUF1699 family protein produces the protein MKIRVVSSKEEINNLGSNEEMIHLAFRPSNTDILTLITNCPNVKALHIPTSYIRTISKSTQMFLDMRGIALIEGDVWGHRKDINEYSEVSESVYERFDQYRADGLSDDEIAAKMERELHMSTDLIKFLLKNRN, from the coding sequence ATGAAAATAAGAGTTGTAAGTTCAAAAGAAGAGATCAATAACCTCGGTTCTAATGAAGAAATGATCCATCTTGCGTTCAGGCCATCAAATACAGATATCCTAACACTCATAACAAACTGCCCGAATGTGAAAGCACTCCACATACCAACTTCCTACATAAGAACAATTTCCAAATCCACTCAGATGTTTTTGGATATGAGAGGTATTGCACTCATAGAGGGTGATGTATGGGGTCACAGAAAGGATATCAATGAATACTCTGAAGTTTCAGAAAGTGTATATGAACGCTTTGATCAGTACAGAGCAGATGGTCTTTCGGATGATGAAATTGCAGCAAAGATGGAACGCGAACTTCATATGAGCACTGATCTGATCAAGTTCCTGCTTAAAAACAGAAATTAA
- a CDS encoding cobalt-factor II C(20)-methyltransferase codes for MLVGVGLGPGDPELLTLKAVESLKNAYKVYVPGRMAADLVAPYAESEILDFPMLTDYEVLNEVWKKNADMIAEESKDNLVVFGLIGDPNFFSTFTHLKRVMKKFYPDVETATIPGISSITSFAAQTGAEVDSSFEVSDGSDSKYRIRLKASRPVEIIESYEKEGFNKFTFCERLFSDREVIITERDQIPEKGNYFSIIYAQKE; via the coding sequence ATGCTTGTAGGAGTAGGACTTGGTCCGGGTGATCCGGAGCTTCTGACATTGAAAGCTGTTGAAAGCCTGAAAAATGCATACAAGGTATATGTCCCCGGTCGAATGGCAGCCGATCTTGTAGCACCTTATGCAGAATCAGAGATTCTTGATTTCCCAATGCTGACCGATTATGAGGTACTTAATGAGGTCTGGAAAAAGAATGCTGACATGATCGCTGAGGAATCAAAGGACAATCTGGTTGTCTTTGGTCTTATTGGAGATCCGAATTTCTTCTCAACCTTCACTCACTTAAAACGTGTTATGAAGAAGTTCTATCCTGATGTTGAGACAGCAACGATTCCGGGAATCAGCTCTATTACTTCATTCGCTGCACAGACCGGCGCTGAGGTTGACTCATCTTTTGAGGTCAGCGATGGTTCAGACAGTAAGTACAGAATAAGGCTCAAGGCAAGCAGGCCAGTTGAGATCATCGAATCATATGAAAAGGAAGGCTTTAACAAGTTCACTTTCTGTGAGCGCCTTTTCAGTGACAGGGAAGTAATTATCACAGAAAGGGATCAGATTCCTGAAAAAGGAAACTATTTCAGTATAATCTACGCCCAGAAGGAATAA